In the Hordeum vulgare subsp. vulgare chromosome 7H, MorexV3_pseudomolecules_assembly, whole genome shotgun sequence genome, one interval contains:
- the LOC123412523 gene encoding uncharacterized protein LOC123412523 — MATPAHSYGLPLAPLRALLLALPLLSLILLLTLHLPPRHRPAPPAPLILPTPVRTTATAAVAQDGPSSSSSSPSPTTLSHVVFGVASSQRTLPLRLPLLRLWLRPPARAFLFLDAPPQAAAGSIPANLHLRVSRDASRFPYSYRKGLPSAVRVARIAKEVLLELRQQQLPPPRWLVLADDDTAFVLPNLLHTLSKYDWQEPWYLGAPSESGLQNAWHGFSMAFGGGGIAISWPLAERLARVLDSCIIRYPHLYGSDSRIYACLAELGIELTHEPGFHQIDLHRDISGLLRAHPLSPLVSLHHLDNVYPLYPGMDRAKAVEHFFSAANADPARIVQQTVCYDHSRSLTASVAWGYSVQVFKGNVLLPDILAVQKTFVPWKRGRNVTDVFMFTTKPYPTDECKRAALFFLKSISSGKGKTESNYSRQLPQKCLPNLIPLRNMQQIKVRSELLHLVPGKALRRHCCDIVPSSSEITMDIDIRKCRDDELIAMHS, encoded by the exons ATGGCAACGCCGGCGCACTCGTACGGGCTCCCGCTCGCGCCTCTCCGGGCGCTCCTCCTCGCCCTTCCACTCTTGtcgctcatcctcctcctcacgCTGCACCTCCCGCCGCGCCACCGCCCGGCCCCTCCGGCTCCGCTCATCCTCCCCACGCCCGTCCggaccaccgccaccgccgcagTCGCCCAGGacggcccctcctcctcctcgtcgtcgccctcgccgacAACGCTCTCGCACGTGGTGTTCGGGGTGGCCTCCTCCCAACGCACGCTGCCGCTGCGCCTCCCGCTCCTCCGCCTCTGGCTCCGCCCGCCAGCGCgcgccttcctcttcctcgacgcTCCGCCCCAAGCCGCCGCCGGCTCCATCCCGGCGAACCTCCACCTCCGCGTCTCCCGCGACGCCTCCCGCTTCCCCTACTCCTACCGGAAGGGCCTCCCCTCCGCTGTCCGCGTCGCGCGTATCGCCAAGGAGGTCCTTCTCGAGCTCCGCCAGCAGCAGTTGCCGCCGCCGAGGTGGCTCGTGCTCGCCGATGACGACACGGCCTTCGTcctccccaacctcctccacACCCTCTCCAAGTACGACTGGCAGGAGCCGTGGTACCTCGGCGCGCCTTCCGAGTCCGGCTTGCAGAACGCCTGGCACGGCTTCAGCATGGCCTTTGGCGGCGGCGGCATCGCCATCAGCTGGCCCCTCGCAGAGCGCCTGGCCCGCGTGCTCGACTCCTGCATCATCAGGTACCCCCACCTCTACGGCAGCGACTCCAGGATCTACGCCTGCCTTGCCGAGCTCGGCATCGAGCTCACACACGAGCCAGGATTCCACCAG ATCGACCTTCATAGGGATATATCTGGACTTCTAAGAGCACATCCACTTTCTCCTCTAGTGTCACTTCACCACCTTGATAATGTATATCCTCTTTACCCTGGTATGGATCGTGCAAAGGCGGTTGAACATTTCTTCAGTGCAGCTAATGCTGACCCAGCGAGGATCGTTCAACAAACAGTGTGCTATGACCATTCAAGATCACTTACTGCTTCAGTAGCATGGGGCTATTCTGTTCAGGTTTTCAAAGGCAATGTACTGCTTCCTGACATCCTTGCTGTGCAAAAAACCTTTGTGCCGTGGAAAAGAGGTCGCAATGTTACGGATGTTTTCATGTTTACCACCAAGCCTTATCCAACAGACGAGTGCAAACGGGCTGCTCTTTTCTTCCTAAAAAGTATTTCTTCCGGTAAAGGCAAGACTGAAAGCAATTACAGTAGGCAGCTGCCCCAAAAATGCTTGCCAAACTTGATTCCTTTGAGGAATATGCAACAAATAAAAGTGAGATCAGAGCTACTGCATCTGGTTCCTGGGAAG GCTTTAAGACGACACTGCTGTGACATTGTACCTTCTTCATCTGAAATCACCATGGATATTGACATCAGGAAATGCAGGGATGATGAATTGATCGCGATGCATTCGTAG